In Microbulbifer elongatus, the DNA window ACACCCGAACAGTGCAACACTGCACAGGCTGTAGCGGTGTGTGCGGCCGTCGAATACATGCTGTCACACTGAACGCTACTGGGGGCAGCGTAGTTTAGTATGTAATTGTCGCGGTAATGGTGTCTTGGTATGTTCCTGTTGGCTTTGCGCTCTGCAGGGGTACGCGACCATAGACAGTGAGTGATTGAGTGTTGCCGTTACCGGTGCTGCTTAGGGTAGAGCCAGCTGTGTCTCCCCAGATCTGAGTGCGGGCTGCGTTCTGGTAGAGTTGATAATCAATTGTGTCTGGACCAAGCTGCATTTTACGGTGGTTTATATCCCCGTTATTCCCGCCGTCGAGCGCTATGGTGTAAGCACCGTTCAATGTGCAGGTTACCGACAGATTACTACTGGCATCTGTTTGCGCGATACTGGTTACGTTCCCGAAGTCGAGGGGGGTTGCAGAAATGGTGCAATTCGGTTCGATTTCTAATTGTGCTGTCATGCTGTCTGGCAGGTTGTACACCGAACTGATCGAAGAGCAGCTCTCCAGGGTTAACCCTTCCCGCACTTCAATACCGTTCAGCACCGACTGATACAACCCAACTGGTTTACCGGTTTGCCCTGCAAACAGTCGTCCATACACGGTTGTTACCTGCGTGCCTCCGAGCAAAGTGAAGTCCACGGTGAGCTGCTGATTCCCAGATACAGTGCCCCAAATTTGGGTACGCGCCGCATCGCGAAACAATTGATACTGGACGTCATATCCGCTACTGATCATGCGACGATCTGAAACAGACAGACCGCCACTGCCCGTGGGAAGGCTAATACATACACGTCTCAACAGCAGACTTCCCAGTGGGGGGCACTGCACGGTGATGTTCGCGGTTACATCGACCTGTGAGGTTGGTAACCCGGCCATAGTGCCGAAGTCGAGAGTCGGTGATACGGTGTAATTGCATGCCTGTCCCCAGCAATTTGATCCTGCGACTAGAAGAATCAATAGTAGAGTGCGCTTAACGGTCACGGGGACGCCTCACAGTATTCGGGTGACCGTTGAAGGCGTACGAACGCGGGTTCCGGTGTGGCACTGGGGTGAATGATATAGTGACAAACGAGCGTTTTCTCGTGCACCTCGATGCGGGCCCCCAAAGAAATATCGTCCAGATAAATTTCGCCACCGTAGCCTACCGGTAAACTATATTGTTCACCCGCCTGGTAGAGTGTGGCGCGGCTACCGGCTTCCAATTTCCGACCAGATTGATTCATGAGTGCGACAATGGCGGGCTGTAGCTGCGCAACTGGAAATACGACAAGCTGACCCGCATGATCGGCAGGGATTGCGAATTTTTCCAGCTCGGTGATTCGTACATTTGCGGCCAGTTGGTCGGGGTCAATACCGATCTTGTTACGCTGCCAGCCACGTAAATCCGGAATGAGCAGGTAGCCTTTGTCATCGGTGTGGCCGTAGATGCGGTTTTCGTTCAGAACGGGAATATTCTCCATGCCGGTGTAGACCAGTGCGAATGCATCGTGGATTCGTCGGCTTGCGATAAGCCGTTTTTCCATAATGGCGATACTGCCGCCCGCTTCAAAGAAATAGCCGCGGGCACCGCGATCCCAGTCGATCCCGCCGCGTGCCTCAATATAGCGGCCACGGGTTTCCACTGCAGCCTGGCCATATCCGCCGTCGGAATCGCCTCCTTGAAGCCACCAGCCCCATCCCCCGTCATAGGGAGCGGTTCGTCGCAGTTGCGCCTGCGGCTCAGTGGAGCCACCACTGCGACGCTGGGCGCCGACCGCGAGGTAGGCCAGATCCTCCAGTGGAATACTGAATGTCAGATTGCCGCCGGAACCGGTGTTGTCATCCTGAAAAAGCGCGGCGGAGATTGATAGGCGCCGGCCAATGTTTTGTGTCCAGCTGACACTGTGGGTACTGTTAAATTCCTGTGGTAGCAATTGGTCGCGGTGGTCTCTTCGACGCAGGTAACTGTAGGCGAGGTTACCACGGCCTACCTGCAGCCAGGATGTGACGCGGTCCTGAGCGTTGAGCCAGTGCTCCGTCAGGGTTCGGTCGGTATCCAGATCAGCCAGGTCGTAATACCCGCGAGAGCGGCGCACAGATTGCACATCGATTCCGAATGTGGGGCCTATCCATTGATATCCGAGGCTGTATTGGAAGCCGGATCTAGGGGAACTGTGGCGGGGGTGGGTGTCACTATAGGCAACGGAGGCCGAGACCAGCCCCCAGCGTGTATCGGGGGACCATACGCCGCCAATCCCCGTGAGTGAAAGATCCCGAGAGAGCTCGGTATGGGCCTCAAATGTAAAGGCGTCGGAAATGCCGTGTAGCCAACTCGCACCTGCGACTGCATAGTTGCCGTAATCATCCCAGCCGCCCTCGAAATCTGTGCGCAGTACTCCCACCTCAAAACTGAAATCACTGAGCCCAGGAGCGAGACGCCGGTGATCGACATAAAGGGGGGCGCTGGTTTCCGATGTTCGACCCAACGCATCGGTAACTAGCAATGTTGCGATCCCAGCGCCGCCGATTCTGGGTAGCGTGTTTAGAACAAATGGTCCGCTGTCTACGGCTTCGTCGTATTGCAGAATGTTGTTGACGTAGAGTTCAACCGTTGAGGGGAGTGCCGCACTGCCATCGAATTGCGGTATCGGTAATGTGATCAAGTCTGGACGTACGTCAAAATTGCGTCGCCACTGAATGCCGGCCATACGCACGGGACGTGACCAACGATGGCTACCACTAATAAAGTCGCCGACACTCCAGGTCCACATTCGTATCGGGTCACTGTAGGTCCAGTAGCTGTCTAAGCGGCGATACCCAACGGCTTCTTCACCGCTGCGAGTAACCCCGGCAATCTGAAAGCTTCCAAGGTGACCAAACCAGTTTAAAGTTGTGCCAAGAGAAGCCGAACTATGTTCCTGCCAGTGTCGGCTGTAAATATCGTATCCGATGAGTATCCCGTGATCTCTGCGTACTTCAACCGGCGGCGGTGGTTGGTAGCCAAGGTGCTGACTGTGACGGAGCCTCGCGGGTGCGTGGAGAATCAAGGATTGAGTCGGGACATCGTAGCGATAGGACAGACCGGCCAGAGAGTCCAGTGGTATCCATTGGGATGCGCTCTCCTCTGGCGTCGTGATTCCAATTGCGAGAAGATCTTCGGCTAAGACAAAGAGCCTGTTCTCGCGAAGTTGCACATGTACGATCAACCCCGTGCTGAGTTCGTCATAAAAAGCTTCCAGATAAAGGTCCTGGGCGGGACTTGCAATTGTTGGAAGGCTGTCGGCGGCGAGCTGGTGATGGTTGAGTGTAGGTATTGCTTGCGCTTTGACAGCGAGACTACTGCCAATCAAGTAGAAAAACGTGCGAATTAAGCAGGTACCCAGCTTGTTATTGCAGCGGGATGGTACTGGGTTGGCCATTTAGCAGTGTTTCCAGTCGCATTGGGTGCGTGGAATCCGCAACAGGTAGATGACTATCCTCTGGAAGCGTCCAAATCCTACGACTACCCGGCAAAACGTAGCCAAGTAGCCCTGCACTGAGTGGCAACTCCCAACCGAAACTATCAATTAATTGGGTGGCGCCCAGCTGGGCGGCACGACCACCAGAATTGACGCACTCCAGTGCCTTTAAGCTTCCGTCGATTCTGCAGGAAAGCTTGGCAGGGCGGGCGTCAGTGGCACGCACAAACAGCGGTAGAACATATCGCATTCGGACGCTAACTTTCGTATTGTTGTCATTGATCGGCGCTGGTAATTCATCCACTACCAGCCGGAAGTTATGATCCTTCTCTATAGCCGGTGGCCCTAGCCTAACGATACGTACAATCTGCTCTGCACCGGGTGCGAGCTGAACAATGGGTGGGCTTGCAACAACCGCATCACTGGGCGTCAGTTGATCTTCGCCATCGACCTGTTGCCAGTGAAATATCCGCACCTGTGCAGAAAGCTGCGCATCGCCGGTATTTGAGAGCCGTAAGCGTGAGGCTTTAGCACCAGCGCCGATTTGAACCATTATTGGGCCCGCCTGAAGCTGACCTTTGGCGAGTGCCGATATGCTAAACAGCACTGAGATGAGTACCGCAATCCACCGATTAAAATGTCGCTGAACCCACATCTCAGAAGGTTGCTGTTGCCGTGATCGTGGAATCGTAGGTACCTGCGGGCTTGGGGTTTTGCCCGGGACCCGTCAATCCATAGACGTCAAACGAATCGGCGCCGCCGGTACTGGTGAAATCGATGGTAAATGTTCCAGTGCTTCCGTCGCCCAGAATTTCCGTATTCGCTGCGTCGCGATAAAGGTTGAAATCGATGGTGTTGGTACCGTCGTCCATTTGCCGAACGGCAAATGTACTCGTTCCGCCGGTGCCTGCACTGAAGGCCACGCTCACCGGTGCTATGCCGGAGCAGGTCACGGAGCCGGTAGTAGACCCAGAAATCGAAGGTGTCAGATCATTGACTGTGCCGAAGCTCAGATCGTTTACCGAAATGGTACAGTCGTTCTCAATGGTAATCGAAACTTCGAAAGTGGTTGTATCGGTCGCAGAAAAAACCGGTGTGGAAAGCAGTAAGGCAAAAAACGAAACAGTTTTCTTTTTATTCACAATAACCTCAGCTGTTTTGAATGCTGCTGGAAAATTTTTATGCAGCATAAAATCTAGCCTAACTATGCGAGCCTATATAGCTTGTCGTAAAAGGTTGGCGGTTAACTTAACCTGAGTTGATGTTCAAGACGTCACCTTTGTGATTCATCTATGGCTCTATCTGATACATGCGTATCACTTTGGTCGCAGAAATTATCGCCGAACGAGAGTTGGGTTATTCTGATTGAGCGATCTACAATTATCTGCCACATATAGGTAACTGCGTTACGGCTTTAAGGTGACGCCAGCCACGGGCCATACCAATCCACACCGTAACGCTGTGAGCAGTATTAACAACGACGTTTTCATAGTAAGGAAAACGCCAATAGGGTGATCGGGCACACCCGCAATCATCAAGTAAATCAAATAGAGTGTTGCAAGTAGGTTGCCGACCAGGGTGGCGGTGAGCGCATAGCTATGCGTCTGCCAGAGAGGTCTACTGAACAGCATGTTCAACACGGCAGCGCCGGCTAGTATCGTTCCGGGCAGCAATCGCAGCAGACGGCGGGGAAGGGCGGTATCTTCACCAAATTGCGACAAGATGCCCATGGCCATTGGCATCTTCGCAGCAACCATGGGGATGTGGTTGCCGCGGATGTGATACAGATAGCGGCGACTATGTCTTGCAACGCCGTACCGGACTAGTCTGCCCCCTGATAGCGCATAATCACTATATCCCGCCCCTGTTTCTGGTAGGTATGGAACCGGTCGACAATGGCCGATGGCAAGCCTGCCTCTTCGACCACGACATAGCCCAGTGACTGGTAAAATGGAATCAGGTGCTGATAGGGAAAGGTAAAGGTACTGGTGTCGCAGGCTTCCGTCATCCGGGTCAACAGTAGGCGTGCAATACCTTTGCCGCGCCAAGCGTCCGCCACCGCGACACCGGCAAGCAGCTGGCTGCCCGTCAGTTTGCGCAGGGATCCGCAGGCGACAATCTGGTTTCCCGGCCCCCGGATGACCATACAGGGGTCATGCCGC includes these proteins:
- a CDS encoding Csu type fimbrial protein — protein: MAGLPTSQVDVTANITVQCPPLGSLLLRRVCISLPTGSGGLSVSDRRMISSGYDVQYQLFRDAARTQIWGTVSGNQQLTVDFTLLGGTQVTTVYGRLFAGQTGKPVGLYQSVLNGIEVREGLTLESCSSISSVYNLPDSMTAQLEIEPNCTISATPLDFGNVTSIAQTDASSNLSVTCTLNGAYTIALDGGNNGDINHRKMQLGPDTIDYQLYQNAARTQIWGDTAGSTLSSTGNGNTQSLTVYGRVPLQSAKPTGTYQDTITATITY
- a CDS encoding fimbria/pilus outer membrane usher protein encodes the protein MANPVPSRCNNKLGTCLIRTFFYLIGSSLAVKAQAIPTLNHHQLAADSLPTIASPAQDLYLEAFYDELSTGLIVHVQLRENRLFVLAEDLLAIGITTPEESASQWIPLDSLAGLSYRYDVPTQSLILHAPARLRHSQHLGYQPPPPVEVRRDHGILIGYDIYSRHWQEHSSASLGTTLNWFGHLGSFQIAGVTRSGEEAVGYRRLDSYWTYSDPIRMWTWSVGDFISGSHRWSRPVRMAGIQWRRNFDVRPDLITLPIPQFDGSAALPSTVELYVNNILQYDEAVDSGPFVLNTLPRIGGAGIATLLVTDALGRTSETSAPLYVDHRRLAPGLSDFSFEVGVLRTDFEGGWDDYGNYAVAGASWLHGISDAFTFEAHTELSRDLSLTGIGGVWSPDTRWGLVSASVAYSDTHPRHSSPRSGFQYSLGYQWIGPTFGIDVQSVRRSRGYYDLADLDTDRTLTEHWLNAQDRVTSWLQVGRGNLAYSYLRRRDHRDQLLPQEFNSTHSVSWTQNIGRRLSISAALFQDDNTGSGGNLTFSIPLEDLAYLAVGAQRRSGGSTEPQAQLRRTAPYDGGWGWWLQGGDSDGGYGQAAVETRGRYIEARGGIDWDRGARGYFFEAGGSIAIMEKRLIASRRIHDAFALVYTGMENIPVLNENRIYGHTDDKGYLLIPDLRGWQRNKIGIDPDQLAANVRITELEKFAIPADHAGQLVVFPVAQLQPAIVALMNQSGRKLEAGSRATLYQAGEQYSLPVGYGGEIYLDDISLGARIEVHEKTLVCHYIIHPSATPEPAFVRLQRSPEYCEASP
- a CDS encoding fimbrial biogenesis chaperone; this encodes MWVQRHFNRWIAVLISVLFSISALAKGQLQAGPIMVQIGAGAKASRLRLSNTGDAQLSAQVRIFHWQQVDGEDQLTPSDAVVASPPIVQLAPGAEQIVRIVRLGPPAIEKDHNFRLVVDELPAPINDNNTKVSVRMRYVLPLFVRATDARPAKLSCRIDGSLKALECVNSGGRAAQLGATQLIDSFGWELPLSAGLLGYVLPGSRRIWTLPEDSHLPVADSTHPMRLETLLNGQPSTIPLQ
- a CDS encoding Csu type fimbrial protein, which encodes MLHKNFPAAFKTAEVIVNKKKTVSFFALLLSTPVFSATDTTTFEVSITIENDCTISVNDLSFGTVNDLTPSISGSTTGSVTCSGIAPVSVAFSAGTGGTSTFAVRQMDDGTNTIDFNLYRDAANTEILGDGSTGTFTIDFTSTGGADSFDVYGLTGPGQNPKPAGTYDSTITATATF
- a CDS encoding GNAT family N-acetyltransferase, translated to MDSEKSTNNYTAQWLSGAEIPLANKFYRSHKLRGKARRHDPCMVIRGPGNQIVACGSLRKLTGSQLLAGVAVADAWRGKGIARLLLTRMTEACDTSTFTFPYQHLIPFYQSLGYVVVEEAGLPSAIVDRFHTYQKQGRDIVIMRYQGAD